A section of the Pleuronectes platessa chromosome 7, fPlePla1.1, whole genome shotgun sequence genome encodes:
- the gal gene encoding galanin peptides, whose protein sequence is MQKCFGFFCVSLIFCATLSETIGLVIAAKEKRGWTLNSAGYLLGPRRIDHLIQIKDSPSARGRDELVTQYGIDGHRTLGDKLGLAGKRDMGQEEDFRTGTLRISNEDLIHIIIDFLSYLKLKEMGALDTLHSYVTSDELTNP, encoded by the exons ATGCAGAAGtgctttggatttttttgcGTGTCGCTCATCTTCTGTGCAACTCTCTCAGAGACCATCGGTTTGGTCATTGCg GCGAAGGAGAAGCGAGGCTGGACTCTGAACAGTGCTGGTTACTTGTTGGGTCCCC GTCGTATTGATCACCTAATTCAGATAAAGGATTCTCCAAGTGCCAGAGGCAGAGATGAACTGGTCACTCAAT ATGGAATAGATGGACACCGGACATTAGGAGACAAGCTGGGTCTGGCTGGCAAGAGAGATATGGGTCAGGAGGAAGACTTCAGAacag GTACCCTAAGAATATCAAATGAAGACCTCATCCACATCATCATTGACTTCCTCTCATACCTCAAACTTAAAG AGATGGGAGCTTTGGACACCCTGCATTCCTATGTGACATCAGATGAACTGACCAATCCCTAA